One Trichoderma asperellum chromosome 5, complete sequence genomic region harbors:
- a CDS encoding uncharacterized protein (TransMembrane:9 (i124-143o163-183i204-223o229-251i397-415o451-474i528-547o553-570i582-604o)): MSSTDVVANGHSHDFEYSYSEDQVLRPRPRKPLHTQVSQLSAASSTDGDSQHLSLPSENGAGSATTSGRSTPVPDNAPPSTKSLSSARKQVRAEHHRRIFPTIEFSSRVSHFDPESDYRDFHGFFNLFWIGLAIMGITTMLRNMKDTGYPMRVQIWGLFADKLWHLAVADFLMVASTAVSLPLHRWVRTMPRGGVWGWSRGGMAIQSIYQVFWLALWIGVPFWLEWTWTAQVCLLLHTMVLLMKMHSYAFYNGHLSETEKRLRSLDEPNASRQDRSPAYVYPSADHRKGSVSGIPMPRPAEPTIYQEDKKDRKAKKQQQQNGVNGTNGHLHADHEPTSADEIDELREDLARELTSPIGNVTYPRNLTWPNYIDFLCCPTLCYEIEYPRNATINWTSLISKIIATFGCIFLLTITSEEYILPVLVDASHRLEAASASSSVVLESCLILAETISWLLFPFMLTFLLVFLVIFEYVLGAFAEITRFADHHFYADWWNSTDWMEFSREWNVPVYSFLRRHVYSASRPHTGKAFATFITFLISAVGHEIVMACITKKIRGYGFICQMLQLPIVMLQRTKWVRGRKTLNNVCFWCSMILGLSLICALYVLV; the protein is encoded by the exons ATGAGCTCGACAGACGTCGTGGCCAATGGCCACAGCCACGACTTCGAATACAGCTACAGCGAAGACCAGGTCTTGCGCCCGCGGCCGCGAAAGCCTCTGCATACGCAGGTGTCGCAGCTCTCGGCGGCGTCATCCACCGACGGCGACAGCCAGCACCTGAGCTTGCCGAGCGAGAATGGCGCGGGGAGTGCCACCACGAG CGGCCGCTCAACCCCCGTCCCAGACAACGCTCCGCCATCGACAAAATCGCTTTCTTCTGCGCGCAAGCAGGTTCGCGCCGAGCACCACCGCCGCATCTTCCCTACCATCGAGTTCTCCTCGCGCGTCTCCCACTTCGACCCCGAGAGCGACTACCGCGATTTCCATGGCTTCTTCAATCTCTTCTGGATCGGCCTCGCCATCATGggcatcaccaccatgcTGCGCAACATGAAGGATACGGGATATCCCATGCGCGTGCAGATCTGGGGCCTGTTTGCCGATAAGCTGTGGCACCTGGCCGTTGCCGACTTCCTCATGGTCGCCAGCACGGCCGTCAGCTTGCCGCTGCACCGCTGGGTCAGGACCATGCCCAGGGGAGGTGTCTGGGGCTGGAGCAGAGGCGGCATGGCCATCCAGAGCATCTACCAGGTCTTCTGGCTGGCGCTCTGGATCGGTGTGCCCTTTTGGCTGGAGTGGACGTGGACGGCGCAAGTCTGTCTCCTGCTGCACACCATGGTTCTGCTCATGAAGATGCACTCGTACGCCTTCTACAACGGCCACCTCTCCGAGACCGAAAAGCGCCTCCGCAGCCTCGACGAGCCAAACGCTTCCAGACAAGATCGCAGCCCTGCCTACGTCTATCCGAGCGCCGACCACCGCAAGGGCAGCGTGTCCGGAATCCCCATGCCTCGTCCCGCGGAGCCCACCATCTACCAGGAAGACAAGAAGGACaggaaggcgaagaagcagcagcagcagaacgGCGTAAACGGCACAAACGGCCACCTTCACGCGGATCACGAGCCCACCAGCGCCGACGAGATTGACGAGCTGCGCGAGGACCTCGCCCGTGAGCTTACGAGCCCCATTGGCAACGTCACGTACCCGCGCAACCTCACCTGGCCCAACTACATCGACTTCCTGTGCTGCCCGACGCTCTGCTACGAGATCGAGTACCCCCGCAACGCCACCATCAACTGGACCTCGCTCATCTCCAAGATCATCGCCACCTTTGGGTGCATCTTCCTCCTGACAATCACCTCCGAGGAGTACATCCTCCCCGTCCTCGTCGACGCCTCGCACCGCCTTGAAgccgcctccgcctcctcctccgtcgTCCTCGAATCAtgcctcatcctcgccgagACAATCTCCTGGCTGCTCTTCCCCTTCATGCTCaccttcctcctcgtcttcctcgtcatcttcgagTACGTCCTCGGCGCCTTTGCCGAAATCACCCGCTTCGCCGACCACCACTTCTACGCCGACTGGTGGAACTCAACCGACTGGATGGAGTTTTCGCGCGAGTGGAACGTCCCCGTCTACTCCTTCTTGCGCCGCCACGTCTACAGCGCCTCGCGCCCGCACACGGGCAAGGCCTTTGCCACATTCATCACCTTCCTCATCTCTGCCGTCGGGCACGAGATTGTCATGGCCTGCATCACAAAGAAGATTCGCGGCTATGGCTTCATTTGTcagatgctgcagctgcctaTTGTCATGCTGCAGCGCACCAAATGGGTCAGGGGCCGCAAGACGCTCAATAATGTCTGTTTTTGGTGCTCTATGATTTTGGGCCTTAGCTTG ATTTG